One segment of Burkholderia multivorans ATCC BAA-247 DNA contains the following:
- a CDS encoding PhoH family protein has product MKPAQALEFTAPRDDNARLANLCGPLDENLRQIEQALDVTLARRGHRIAIRGRGAKLALAALENFYNRARDPLSVDDIQLALVEVRHTSGNGRQDTLDVRFRGDPDHPFDEPTVQLDDDEALEEPAPKLYTRRADLRGRTPAQREYLKQILSHDVTFGIGPAGTGKTYLAVACAVDALERDQVKRIVLTRPAVEAGERLGFLPGDLAQKVDPYLRPLYDALYDLLGFDKTAKMFERQMIEIAPLAYMRGRTLNHAFIILDEAQNTTPEQMKMFLTRIGFGSKAVVTGDTSQVDLPRGHKSGLVEAQQVLGGVRGIALTRFTSADVVRHPLVARIVEAYDDFHAQHKDA; this is encoded by the coding sequence TTGAAGCCCGCTCAAGCACTGGAATTCACCGCGCCGCGCGACGACAACGCGCGCCTCGCGAATCTCTGCGGCCCGCTCGACGAAAACCTGCGGCAGATCGAACAGGCGCTCGATGTCACGCTCGCGCGACGCGGGCACCGGATCGCGATCCGCGGGCGCGGCGCCAAGCTCGCACTCGCCGCGCTCGAAAACTTCTACAACCGCGCGCGCGATCCGCTGTCGGTCGACGACATCCAGCTCGCGCTCGTCGAAGTACGCCACACGAGCGGCAACGGCCGCCAGGACACGCTCGACGTGCGTTTTCGCGGCGACCCCGATCATCCGTTCGACGAGCCGACCGTCCAGCTCGACGACGACGAGGCGCTCGAGGAGCCGGCGCCGAAGCTCTACACGCGGCGCGCCGATCTGCGCGGCCGCACGCCGGCGCAGCGCGAGTATCTGAAGCAGATCCTGTCGCACGACGTGACGTTCGGCATCGGGCCGGCCGGTACCGGCAAGACCTATCTCGCGGTCGCATGCGCGGTCGACGCGCTCGAGCGCGATCAGGTCAAGCGCATCGTGCTGACGCGTCCGGCCGTCGAGGCCGGCGAGCGGCTCGGCTTCCTGCCGGGCGATCTCGCGCAGAAGGTCGATCCGTATCTGCGGCCGCTGTACGACGCGCTGTACGACCTGCTCGGGTTCGACAAGACCGCGAAGATGTTCGAGCGCCAGATGATCGAGATCGCGCCGCTCGCGTACATGCGCGGCCGCACGCTGAACCATGCGTTCATCATCCTCGACGAAGCGCAGAACACGACGCCGGAGCAGATGAAGATGTTCCTCACGCGGATCGGCTTCGGCTCGAAGGCCGTCGTGACCGGCGACACGAGCCAGGTCGATCTGCCGCGCGGCCACAAGAGCGGCCTCGTCGAGGCGCAGCAGGTGCTCGGCGGTGTGCGCGGCATCGCGCTCACGCGCTTCACGAGCGCGGACGTCGTGCGTCACCCGCTCGTCGCGCGCATCGTCGAGGCGTACGACGATTTCCACGCGCAGCACAAGGACGCCTAA
- a CDS encoding HlyC/CorC family transporter, whose protein sequence is MNDSYPSRKPTDKPQEKRSLLERLTDFISPEPESRGELLEILQDAHERNLIDADSLSMIEGVFQVSDLCARDIMVPRAQMDAINIADKPEDFIPFVLEKAHSRYPVYEENRDNVIGVLLAKDLLRFYAEEEFDVRGMLRPAVFIPESKRLNVLLHDFRVNRNHLAIVVDEYGGVAGLITIEDVLEQIVGDIEDEYDFDEEAGNIISGPDGRYRVRALTEIEQFNEVFGTDFSDEEVDTIGGLITHHFGRVPHRGEKLQLGNLVFEIQRGDARQIHVLLVRRNPLASRRAEASHED, encoded by the coding sequence ATGAACGATTCGTATCCCAGTCGAAAGCCAACCGACAAACCGCAAGAAAAGCGCTCGCTGCTCGAGCGCCTGACCGACTTCATCTCGCCCGAGCCCGAATCCCGCGGCGAGCTGCTCGAAATCCTCCAGGACGCGCACGAACGCAACCTGATCGACGCCGATTCGCTGTCGATGATCGAAGGCGTATTCCAGGTATCCGACCTGTGCGCACGCGACATCATGGTGCCGCGCGCCCAGATGGACGCGATCAACATCGCCGACAAGCCCGAGGATTTCATCCCGTTCGTCCTCGAAAAGGCGCACTCGCGCTACCCCGTGTACGAGGAGAACCGCGACAACGTGATCGGCGTGCTGCTCGCGAAGGACCTGCTGCGGTTCTACGCGGAAGAGGAATTCGACGTGCGCGGGATGCTGCGCCCGGCCGTGTTCATTCCCGAATCGAAGCGCCTGAACGTGCTGCTGCATGACTTCCGCGTGAACCGCAATCACCTTGCGATCGTCGTCGACGAGTACGGCGGCGTCGCGGGCCTGATCACGATCGAGGACGTGCTCGAGCAGATCGTCGGCGACATCGAGGACGAATACGACTTCGACGAGGAAGCCGGCAACATCATCTCGGGGCCGGACGGCCGCTACCGCGTGCGCGCGCTGACCGAGATCGAGCAGTTCAACGAGGTGTTCGGCACCGATTTCTCCGACGAGGAGGTCGACACGATCGGCGGGCTGATCACCCATCATTTCGGCCGCGTGCCGCACCGCGGCGAAAAGCTGCAGCTCGGCAACCTCGTATTCGAGATCCAGCGCGGCGACGCGCGCCAGATTCACGTGCTGCTGGTGCGCCGCAACCCGCTCGCGAGCCGTCGCGCCGAAGCCTCGCACGAGGACTGA
- the lnt gene encoding apolipoprotein N-acyltransferase encodes MDDPIPSRPAGGIPASAPGRALPRWHYPVALLAGAANTLCFAPTPHGGWLQLVVFVWFFAQLTRTASWRSAALTGGAFGFGNFISGIWWLYISMHVYGEMAAPLAGGALVLFSLYLSLYPAFSAGLWSFCAGHAWHRRTPDPRPFSPSWHGAFAFAGAWALGEWLRGTMFTGFPWLASGYPQVDGPFAGFAPVVGVYGIGWVLALFAALIVQAFAAARPAQSPAAGAAPRARVRVVAPAAVAVALVALGVALSQATWTVPANAPLTVRLLQGNVKQDIKFEQAGIDAAIKMYQQMITEKPADLIVTPETAIAVMIQELPEPFAVAIRKFSDTTGSAVLFGAVGASVTEDGRYVDYTNSLYGVTPNSRDIYHYDKHHLVPFGEFIPWGFRWFVDLMKMPLGDFARGAPVQKPFLVRNQPVMADICYEDIFGEEIAATIRDNPQPPGVLVNVTNLAWFGDTIALDQHLQIARMRALETGRPMLRATNTGMTAAIDAHGRVLGQLKPFTIGSLDVRIEGTSGFTPYVTSGNVTVLVVSLVLLAFGFTFGPGLRRRK; translated from the coding sequence ATGGACGATCCGATCCCGTCCCGCCCGGCTGGCGGCATTCCCGCGTCGGCGCCCGGCCGCGCGTTGCCACGCTGGCACTATCCGGTCGCGCTGCTCGCCGGCGCGGCGAACACGCTCTGCTTCGCACCGACGCCGCACGGCGGCTGGCTGCAGCTCGTCGTCTTCGTGTGGTTCTTCGCGCAGCTCACGCGCACCGCGAGCTGGCGCAGCGCCGCGCTGACCGGCGGCGCGTTCGGCTTCGGCAACTTCATCAGCGGCATCTGGTGGCTCTACATCAGCATGCACGTGTACGGCGAGATGGCCGCGCCGCTCGCGGGCGGCGCGCTCGTGCTGTTCTCGCTGTATCTGTCGCTGTATCCGGCGTTCTCGGCCGGGTTGTGGTCGTTCTGCGCCGGTCATGCATGGCATCGCCGCACGCCCGATCCGCGGCCGTTCTCGCCGAGCTGGCACGGCGCGTTCGCCTTCGCCGGCGCGTGGGCGCTCGGCGAGTGGCTGCGCGGCACCATGTTTACCGGCTTCCCGTGGCTCGCGAGCGGCTATCCGCAGGTCGACGGGCCGTTCGCGGGCTTCGCGCCGGTCGTCGGCGTGTACGGTATCGGCTGGGTGCTCGCGCTGTTCGCCGCGCTGATCGTGCAGGCGTTCGCGGCCGCACGGCCGGCGCAGTCGCCGGCGGCCGGCGCGGCACCGCGCGCGCGCGTGCGGGTCGTCGCGCCGGCTGCCGTCGCGGTCGCGCTGGTCGCGCTCGGCGTCGCGCTGTCGCAGGCGACGTGGACGGTACCGGCGAATGCGCCGCTCACCGTGCGGCTGCTGCAGGGCAACGTGAAGCAGGACATCAAGTTCGAGCAGGCCGGCATCGACGCAGCGATCAAAATGTATCAGCAGATGATCACCGAGAAGCCGGCCGACCTGATCGTCACGCCGGAGACGGCGATCGCGGTGATGATCCAGGAACTGCCCGAACCGTTCGCCGTCGCGATCCGCAAGTTCAGCGACACGACGGGCTCGGCGGTGCTGTTCGGCGCGGTCGGCGCGTCGGTGACCGAGGACGGCCGCTACGTCGATTACACGAACAGCCTGTACGGCGTGACGCCAAATTCGCGCGACATCTATCACTACGACAAGCATCACCTCGTGCCTTTCGGCGAATTCATTCCGTGGGGCTTCCGCTGGTTCGTCGATCTGATGAAGATGCCGCTCGGCGATTTCGCGCGCGGCGCGCCGGTGCAGAAGCCGTTCCTCGTACGCAATCAGCCCGTGATGGCAGACATCTGCTACGAGGACATCTTCGGCGAGGAAATCGCCGCGACGATCCGCGACAATCCGCAGCCGCCCGGCGTGCTCGTCAACGTGACGAATCTCGCATGGTTCGGCGACACGATCGCGCTTGACCAGCATCTGCAGATCGCGCGGATGCGTGCGCTCGAAACGGGCCGGCCGATGCTGCGCGCGACCAATACGGGGATGACGGCCGCGATCGACGCGCACGGTCGTGTGCTCGGGCAGTTGAAGCCGTTCACGATCGGCTCGCTCGACGTGCGCATCGAAGGCACGAGCGGTTTCACGCCGTACGTGACGAGCGGCAACGTCACGGTGCTCGTGGTGTCGCTCGTGCTGCTCGCGTTCGGCTTCACGTTCGGGCCGGGGTTGCGGCGGCGCAAGTAG
- a CDS encoding MFS transporter — protein MPIPLLALAISAFAIGTTEFIIMGLLPEVAHDLAVSLPSAGLLVTGYALGVAVGAPLLAVLTSRMPRKFALQLLMAIFIVGNVLCATASGYTMLMVARVVTSFAHGSFFGIGAVVAASLVPADKRASAIALMFTGLTLSNVLGVPFGTFVGQLLGWRASFWIVAALGVLSLAGIAALVPNRHDSGPVGLGHEVRVLKEPQVWLALLMTVLGFGGVFVVFTYIAPILESVSGYSPRAVALILVLFGAGLTVGNTLGGRLADRALMPSLIAILVALMAVMAVFAKTSHLPVAAAVTVFVWGIAAFATVPPLQARVVEKAASAPHLASTLNIGAFNVGNAGGAWLGGLALDHGLALDALPWVAVAVTFSALVVTWLAMRLDARGPARDCAATAQ, from the coding sequence ATGCCCATTCCGTTGCTGGCGCTTGCGATCAGCGCCTTTGCCATCGGCACCACCGAATTCATCATCATGGGTCTGCTGCCCGAAGTCGCGCACGATCTGGCCGTGTCGCTGCCGTCGGCGGGCCTGCTCGTGACGGGCTACGCGCTCGGCGTTGCGGTCGGCGCGCCGCTGCTGGCCGTGCTGACGAGCCGCATGCCGCGCAAGTTCGCGCTGCAACTGCTGATGGCGATCTTCATCGTCGGCAACGTGCTGTGCGCAACCGCGTCCGGCTACACGATGCTGATGGTCGCGCGCGTCGTCACGTCGTTTGCGCACGGCTCGTTCTTCGGGATCGGCGCCGTGGTCGCCGCGTCGCTCGTGCCGGCCGACAAGCGGGCCAGCGCGATCGCGCTCATGTTCACGGGCCTCACGCTGTCGAACGTGCTCGGCGTGCCGTTCGGTACGTTCGTCGGGCAGCTGCTCGGCTGGCGCGCGTCGTTCTGGATCGTCGCCGCGCTCGGCGTGCTGTCGCTGGCCGGCATCGCGGCGCTCGTGCCGAACCGGCACGACAGCGGGCCCGTCGGGCTCGGCCACGAAGTGCGCGTGCTGAAGGAGCCGCAGGTGTGGCTCGCGCTGCTGATGACGGTGCTCGGCTTCGGCGGCGTGTTCGTCGTGTTCACGTATATCGCGCCGATCCTCGAGAGCGTGTCCGGCTATTCGCCGCGCGCAGTCGCGCTGATCCTCGTGCTGTTCGGTGCGGGGCTCACGGTCGGCAACACGCTCGGCGGCCGGCTCGCCGATCGCGCGCTGATGCCGTCGCTGATCGCGATCCTCGTCGCGCTGATGGCCGTGATGGCGGTGTTCGCGAAGACGAGCCATCTGCCCGTCGCGGCCGCCGTCACCGTATTCGTGTGGGGAATCGCCGCGTTCGCGACGGTGCCGCCGCTGCAGGCGCGCGTCGTCGAGAAGGCCGCGAGCGCGCCGCATCTCGCGTCGACGCTGAACATCGGCGCGTTCAACGTCGGCAATGCGGGCGGCGCGTGGCTCGGCGGGCTGGCGCTCGATCACGGGCTCGCGCTCGATGCGCTGCCGTGGGTCGCTGTCGCCGTGACGTTCTCGGCGCTCGTCGTCACGTGGCTCGCGATGCGGCTCGACGCGCGCGGGCCGGCACGCGACTGCGCGGCAACGGCGCAATAG
- a CDS encoding helix-turn-helix domain-containing protein, with amino-acid sequence MSSPLALVRDVSSFESGAAADAQTSASFDALERIVGVNLARLRAERQLSLDALARLSGVSRAMLAQIESARSVPSIKVLCKVAAALKVSVAAFLRRHAVNGFEHLPAERASRVVSSNGRFSARALYPEGEPVAAEFHELRIAPLHTEPGVRRAPGTTVNLVVSEGTLEVVVHDRRQLLATGDAIVFDADQPYSLRNPGDSDARAFRVTVSPEVPPRWLVPDAAHAAV; translated from the coding sequence ATGTCTTCACCCCTGGCGCTCGTGCGCGATGTGTCTTCCTTCGAGTCCGGCGCGGCGGCCGACGCGCAGACGTCCGCTTCGTTCGACGCGCTCGAGCGGATCGTCGGCGTGAATCTCGCGCGGCTGCGCGCCGAGCGGCAACTGTCGCTCGACGCGCTCGCGCGGCTGTCCGGCGTGTCGCGCGCGATGCTCGCGCAGATCGAGTCGGCGCGCAGCGTGCCGTCGATCAAGGTGCTGTGCAAAGTGGCGGCCGCGCTGAAAGTGTCGGTCGCCGCGTTCTTGCGCCGTCATGCCGTGAACGGCTTCGAGCACTTGCCCGCCGAGCGCGCATCGCGCGTGGTCAGCTCGAACGGCCGCTTTTCGGCGCGCGCGCTCTATCCGGAAGGCGAGCCCGTCGCGGCCGAATTCCACGAACTGCGGATCGCGCCGCTGCATACCGAGCCCGGCGTGCGTCGCGCGCCGGGCACGACCGTGAACCTCGTCGTCAGCGAGGGGACGCTCGAAGTCGTCGTGCACGACCGGCGCCAGCTACTCGCGACCGGCGACGCGATCGTGTTCGACGCCGATCAGCCGTACAGCCTGCGCAATCCCGGCGACAGCGATGCGCGCGCCTTCCGCGTGACGGTGAGCCCCGAGGTGCCGCCGCGCTGGCTCGTGCCGGACGCCGCACACGCTGCCGTTTGA
- the ybeY gene encoding rRNA maturation RNase YbeY, which yields MKSTRSRKSGRAESAASESTRVSLFDAKGKARTVKAQGLRIDFPDGRSLMFDLSGSSGDAAVAIVAQHNDPAMRAKLALQPEHYDSLTLHVGAEPAPRDEDDDGEQREQELDLSVQYGDEITSAVRKTLPKRKLIAEWLAPALFANAQITVRFVGETEGRTLNAGYRHKDYPTNVLTFAYDPAPDGTVIGDLVLCCPVVEKEAREQDKPLAAHYAHLLVHGALHAQGYDHETSDEDAAEMEALEVDILAKLGFPNPYR from the coding sequence ATGAAATCCACCCGTTCTCGCAAGTCGGGGCGCGCCGAGTCCGCCGCGTCCGAATCCACCCGCGTGTCGCTGTTCGATGCGAAGGGCAAGGCCCGCACCGTGAAGGCGCAGGGGCTGCGAATCGACTTTCCGGACGGCCGCAGCCTGATGTTCGACCTGTCGGGCAGCTCGGGCGACGCCGCCGTCGCGATCGTCGCGCAGCACAACGATCCGGCGATGCGCGCGAAGCTCGCGCTGCAGCCCGAGCATTACGACAGCCTCACGTTGCACGTCGGCGCCGAACCGGCGCCGCGCGACGAAGACGACGATGGCGAGCAGCGCGAGCAGGAACTCGACCTGTCCGTGCAATACGGCGACGAAATCACGAGCGCGGTGCGCAAGACGCTGCCGAAGCGCAAGCTGATCGCCGAATGGCTCGCGCCGGCGCTGTTCGCGAACGCGCAGATCACGGTGCGCTTCGTCGGCGAAACGGAAGGCCGCACGCTGAACGCCGGCTATCGCCACAAGGACTATCCGACCAACGTGCTGACGTTCGCCTACGATCCGGCGCCGGACGGCACCGTGATCGGCGATCTCGTGCTGTGCTGCCCCGTCGTCGAGAAGGAAGCGCGCGAGCAGGACAAGCCGCTCGCGGCCCACTACGCGCACCTGCTCGTGCACGGCGCGCTGCATGCGCAGGGCTACGATCACGAGACGAGCGACGAGGACGCCGCCGAGATGGAAGCGCTCGAAGTCGACATTCTCGCGAAGCTGGGCTTTCCGAACCCGTACCGGTAA
- a CDS encoding gamma-glutamylcyclotransferase translates to MQNAATLPPAYPPSIGEGRLLTEEELAASLAQTMRDWDGRQDLWLFGYGSLIWNPGLPTVAAVRAKVHGYHRGLYLWSRVNRGTPERPGLVLALDRGGSCAGIAFRLAGATAQPHLETLWKREMPMGSYRPAWLPCSLETGERVTALAFVMRRDAPTYTGKLPDAVVKEVFGCAAGRYGTTLDYVSRTVEALRASGIPDRALESLLARCR, encoded by the coding sequence ATGCAGAACGCCGCGACGCTCCCACCCGCCTACCCGCCGTCGATCGGCGAAGGCCGTCTGCTGACGGAAGAGGAGCTTGCGGCGTCGCTGGCGCAGACGATGCGCGACTGGGACGGCCGGCAGGATCTGTGGCTGTTCGGCTATGGCTCGCTGATCTGGAATCCCGGCCTGCCGACGGTCGCCGCCGTGCGCGCGAAGGTGCACGGCTATCATCGCGGGCTCTATCTGTGGTCGCGCGTGAACCGCGGCACGCCCGAGCGGCCGGGCCTCGTGCTCGCGCTCGATCGCGGCGGGTCGTGCGCCGGCATCGCGTTCCGCCTCGCAGGCGCGACCGCGCAGCCGCATCTCGAAACCCTGTGGAAGCGCGAAATGCCGATGGGCTCGTACCGGCCCGCGTGGCTGCCGTGCTCGCTCGAAACCGGTGAACGCGTGACCGCGCTCGCGTTCGTGATGCGTCGCGACGCGCCGACGTACACGGGCAAGCTGCCCGATGCCGTCGTGAAGGAAGTGTTCGGCTGCGCGGCCGGCCGCTACGGCACCACGCTCGATTACGTGAGCCGCACCGTCGAAGCGCTGCGCGCGAGCGGCATTCCGGACCGCGCGCTCGAAAGCTTGCTCGCGCGATGCCGATGA
- the miaB gene encoding tRNA (N6-isopentenyl adenosine(37)-C2)-methylthiotransferase MiaB has product MTKKVYVKTFGCQMNEYDSDKMVDVLNAAEGLEKTDSPEDADIILFNTCSVREKAQEKVFSDLGRVRELKEAKPDLLIGVGGCVASQEGASIVSRAPYVDLVFGPQTLHRLPQMIDARRTSGRAQVDITFPEIEKFDHLPPARVEGPTAFVSIMEGCSKYCSYCVVPYTRGDEVSRPLDDVLTEVAGLADQGVREVTLLGQNVNAYRGALTAGSSEVADFATLIEYVADIPGIERIRYTTSHPKEFTQRLIDTYAKVPKLVNHLHLPVQHGSDRILMAMKRGYTVLEYKSVIRKLRAIRPDLSLSTDLIVGFPGETEEDFDKMMALVHDMRYDTSFSFIYSPRPGTPAANLHDDTPRDVKLKRLQLVQATIEENVARISQSMVGKVERILVEGPSRKDPNELAGRTENNRVVNFPAPLAAHPRLIGQMIDVKINHAYPHSLRGELVLVSDDASAATH; this is encoded by the coding sequence ATGACGAAGAAAGTTTACGTAAAGACCTTCGGCTGCCAGATGAACGAGTACGACTCGGACAAGATGGTGGACGTACTGAATGCGGCCGAAGGCCTCGAGAAGACCGACTCCCCGGAAGACGCGGACATCATCCTGTTCAACACCTGCTCGGTGCGCGAAAAGGCGCAGGAAAAGGTGTTCTCCGATCTCGGCCGCGTGCGCGAGCTGAAGGAAGCGAAGCCCGATCTGCTGATCGGCGTCGGCGGCTGCGTCGCGAGCCAGGAAGGCGCGTCGATCGTGTCGCGCGCGCCGTACGTCGACCTCGTGTTCGGCCCGCAAACGCTGCACCGCCTGCCGCAGATGATCGACGCACGCCGCACGAGCGGCCGCGCGCAGGTCGACATCACGTTCCCCGAAATCGAGAAGTTCGATCACCTGCCGCCCGCGCGCGTCGAAGGGCCGACCGCGTTCGTGTCGATCATGGAAGGCTGCTCGAAGTACTGCAGCTACTGCGTCGTGCCGTACACGCGCGGCGACGAAGTCTCGCGCCCGCTCGACGACGTGCTGACCGAAGTCGCGGGTCTCGCCGATCAGGGCGTGCGCGAAGTCACGCTGCTCGGCCAGAATGTGAACGCGTATCGTGGCGCGCTGACGGCCGGCTCGTCGGAGGTCGCCGATTTCGCGACGCTGATCGAATACGTCGCCGACATTCCGGGCATCGAACGGATCCGCTATACAACCTCGCATCCGAAGGAATTCACGCAGCGGCTGATCGACACGTACGCGAAGGTGCCGAAGCTCGTGAACCATCTGCACCTGCCGGTGCAGCACGGTTCGGACCGTATCCTGATGGCGATGAAGCGCGGCTACACGGTGCTCGAATACAAGTCGGTGATCCGCAAGCTGCGCGCGATCCGTCCCGACCTGTCGCTGTCGACCGACCTGATCGTCGGCTTCCCCGGCGAAACGGAAGAGGATTTCGACAAGATGATGGCACTCGTGCACGACATGCGCTACGACACGAGCTTCTCGTTCATCTACAGCCCGCGCCCCGGCACGCCGGCCGCGAACCTGCACGACGACACGCCGCGCGACGTGAAGCTCAAGCGGCTGCAGCTCGTGCAGGCGACGATCGAGGAAAACGTCGCGCGCATCAGCCAGTCGATGGTCGGCAAGGTCGAGCGTATCCTCGTTGAAGGGCCGTCGCGCAAGGATCCGAACGAACTCGCGGGCCGCACCGAGAACAACCGGGTCGTGAACTTCCCGGCGCCGCTCGCCGCGCATCCGCGCCTGATCGGCCAGATGATCGACGTGAAGATCAACCACGCGTATCCGCACTCGCTGCGCGGCGAACTCGTGCTCGTCAGCGACGACGCGAGCGCAGCCACGCACTAG
- a CDS encoding LysR family transcriptional regulator — MDRLGDIRLFVEAAELGSLSAAGRKLNLTPAAASARLAKLEAKIATRLFERSTRQLRLTDEGRLYLNCCRQALQALDDADAMLQEGRNVVGGKVRLSSTSDFGRNQLLDWLDEFTARHPDVTFSLTASDSSSNLWQDEIDLAIRFAAPPDGALVARRLAANRRVLCAAPSFVERYGTPADPTDLARFPCNVITIASGPMNTWRFTRGDEVQTYTVPMSNAFETNDGGLTREWTLRGHGIALKSLWDIADDVRAGRLRVLLPEWRHQDAPLHAIYHSKRYMAPRVRVLLDFLAERFAREEAALEDLLNACR; from the coding sequence ATGGATCGACTCGGCGACATCCGGCTGTTCGTGGAAGCGGCCGAACTCGGCAGCCTGTCGGCGGCCGGACGCAAGCTGAACCTGACGCCGGCGGCGGCCAGCGCGCGACTCGCGAAGCTCGAGGCGAAAATCGCGACGCGGCTGTTCGAGCGTTCGACGCGGCAGCTGCGGCTCACCGACGAAGGGCGGCTGTACCTCAACTGCTGCCGGCAGGCGCTGCAGGCGCTCGACGACGCCGACGCGATGCTGCAGGAAGGCCGCAACGTCGTCGGCGGCAAGGTGCGGCTGTCGTCGACATCCGATTTCGGCCGCAACCAGCTGCTCGACTGGCTCGACGAATTCACCGCGCGGCATCCCGACGTCACGTTCTCGCTGACGGCGTCCGATTCGTCGTCGAATCTCTGGCAGGACGAGATCGACCTCGCGATCCGCTTCGCGGCGCCGCCCGACGGCGCGCTGGTCGCGCGGCGGCTCGCCGCAAACCGGCGCGTGCTGTGCGCGGCGCCGTCGTTCGTCGAACGCTACGGAACGCCGGCCGACCCGACCGATCTAGCCCGATTTCCGTGCAACGTGATCACGATCGCATCCGGGCCGATGAACACCTGGCGCTTCACGCGCGGCGACGAGGTGCAGACCTACACGGTGCCGATGTCGAACGCGTTCGAGACCAACGACGGCGGCCTCACGCGCGAATGGACGCTGCGCGGGCACGGCATTGCGCTGAAGTCGCTGTGGGACATCGCCGACGACGTGCGCGCGGGCCGCTTGCGCGTGCTGCTGCCGGAGTGGCGCCACCAGGACGCGCCGCTGCACGCGATCTATCACAGCAAGCGCTACATGGCGCCGCGCGTGCGCGTGCTGCTCGATTTTCTCGCCGAGCGCTTCGCGCGCGAGGAAGCGGCGCTCGAGGATCTGCTGAACGCATGCCGGTGA